CCGGCTCGGGCTCGGACGCTTCTTCGGAGGCGGGTTCGGGGGCAGGCGCTGACGCCACAGGGACCTGCTCGCCGGCCTCACCGACGACGACCAGCGGCGTGCCCACCTTCACCGTCTCGCCTTCCGAGACGAGGATCGCCAGGATCGTTCCCTCGACGGGGGACGGGATCTCGGTGTCCACCTTGTCGGTGGAGACCTCGACGAGGACCTCGTCCTCACGAATCGTGTCGCCCACCTTCTTCGGCCAGGAGAGAATCGTTCCCTCCGTGACCGTCTCACCCAGCTGCGGCATGTTGACCGTCGTGGCCATCCTCGCTCCTCTCACATGGCGGCCCGTGCCGCCGGTTCAGTGCAGACTTCTTCCGCTTGCGCTGAGCAATGTTTCGCCCACCGCCTCCGAAAGGGTCGGATGGGCGTGAATGAACGCCGCCGCCTCGGACGGCAGCGCCTCCCAGCCCACTGCGTACATCATCTCATGGATCAGCTCGCCCGCTTGGGGCCCGACGATCACCGCTCCCAGGATCGGACCGTTCTTCTCCGCGACGATCTTCACGATGCCGCGATTCTGCCCGATGATCCTCGCGCGGCTCACCGCGGCGAACCCGTGGCTGGTCACCTCGACGTCGAACCCGAGTTCTTTCGCCTTGGCTTCCGAGTAACCGACCTCGGCCATCTCGGGGCGCGTGTACACGACGAGCGGGACTGCGCGATAGTCGACCGGCTGCGTCTCTCCGGTGGCGATGTAGGTGATCGCCGCGATCGCCTCGGCGAACCCGACGTGGGCGAGCTGCGGTGTCCCCGCGACGATGTCGCCGATCGCGTACACGCCCGGTTCGGCCGTCTGCATCGTCGCCTTGTCGACTTCGACGAACCCGCGATCCACCACGGCTTTGGTGCTCTCCAGGCCGATCCCGTCGGTGAGGGGCTTGCGACCGACGGCGACCAGCACGACGTCGACATCGACCGAGTCGTCGCCGAACGGCACCGTCACCCCCGTGTCGGTGATCTGCGCGGGTCCGACCTGCACCGACGTACGGATCTTGACGCCGTGACGCTTGAGGTTGCGGGTCAGTTCCTTCGCTGCGTCCGCGTCGGCCCCGGGAACGATCTGATCCATCATCTCGAACAGGTGCACTTCGCTGCCGACGTCGACGAGCATCGAGGCGAACTCGCACCCGATCGCCCCGGCACCGATGATGGCGACCCGCTTGGGCTGCGTCTCCCAGTCGAGGGCGTCGTCGGAGGTGACGATCTTCGTTCCGTCGAACTCGTACCCGGGAATCGAGCGAGGACCCGAACCGGTCGCGACGATGACGTTGCGGCCCTCGAGAACTCGTTCGCCGTCGACACCGGCCACCCGCACCTTGCCGGGGCCCTCGATGCGACCGAACCCGGAGATGATCTCCGCGCCGCGGGATCGAAGGAGGCCGGCGAGGCCTTTGGTCAGGCCGGCGACGATGTCGTTCTTGCGGGCGTGGGCGACGCCCCAGTCGAGTGTCGGCTCGGTCGAGTTGACGCCGAAGCCGGCCGCCTCCTTGACGGTGGTGAACACTTCGGCGGTGTGGAGCCAGTGCTTTGCGGGGATACAGCCGCGGTTGAGACAGGTCCCACCGACCTGCTGGTCTTTCTCGACGAGGGCGACGCTGAGGCCGAAATTGTGCGCATACAGGGCAGCCGCGTACCCCCCGGGCCCGGCACCGATGATGACGACGTCGTACAAGGAGATCCTCCGTGTGGGGGGCCCGAGGATAGTGGCCTCCCGGCGGTGCAGTATCTACAAAACGGTTTCTGGTCAATGCTGGCGTCGCATACCGACGCTGCCATTGACAGGAAAAACAGAGGTCGGTTTCTGGTCAATGCTGGCGTCGCATACCGACGCCGGCATTGACGAGAACGCTGGCTACTGTGTTTGGCCGTGATCCAACTCCCCTCCTCCAACCACGTGATCGACACCGAGGCGGGCATTCGCCTCGAGGCACGTTGGGACGAACCGGACGTTGCCACCGGCGTGGTCGTGTTCTGTCACCCGCATCCACAGGCCGGCGGCACCATGCACGCCCCCCTGATGCATCGGGTGACCCATGGCCTCGTCGAGCGCGGCTTTGCGGTGCTGCGCTTCAACTTTCGGGGTGTCGGGGCATCAACAGGAACCTGGGACCGGGGAGAAGGCGAGATCGACGACGTCGCCGCCGCGGTGCAGGACGCTCGAGACCGCCACGCCGACCTCCCCCTCGGTCTGGCAGGCTGGTCGTTCGGTGCCCTGACCTCGCTTCGCTGGCAGGGACGGTCCGACGACGACTCCCCCTACGCCGGTATCGCGCTGCCGGTCGGCATGTTCGCCGAGCCGAAACGATTGGCCCCGGCACCCAGGGTGCTGATCATCGGAGATCGTGACCAGTTCGCCACCGTCGAGGCGACCCGTACCTACGCGAAGTCGATCGGAGCGACGGTGGAAGTCCTCGAAGGCAGTGACCACTTCTTCACGTTCCGGCACGACCGTGTGACCGAGATCGTCGCCCAGACACTCGCTCAGCGACACGAGCGGTAGAACAGGACCCCGACGAGCACCCCGCCGGCCACCCCGTACCCGAGCCAGGCGGTCGATTCGCGTCCCAAGGCCCAAGCGGCCATGAACGCGAACGCGACTCCGAAGAACACACCCACGACCAGCCACCATCCGACGCTTCGACCCATGACGAACCCCTCGCAGCCCCCAGCCCGGTTCAATGTATCGCACTTGAGCCGCCGCGTGAAGGGGCAAGCACGGCTTTGCACCCGTCTCGTGAGGATTCACGCCGAGATTCCACGCCCGTGGGCACCGCCCGGTAATCTCCCGACTGTTGGTCGTTGGGGGAGACGGCCGGAGACAACCGGAGCGAGACATGAGGAGGCCACCGTGCCGCAATACCGTATAGCAGCAATCCCCGGAGACGGAGTGGGCGCCGAGATCACCCAGGAGGCCACCCGAATTCTCAACGCTGCGGCCCAGATCCACGGATTCGACGTCGAACTCGAGACGTTCGATTGGTCATGCGATTACTACCTCCAAAACGGCGTGATGATGCCCGAGAACGCCCTGTCGACACTCGCAGATTTCGACAGCATCTTCCTTGGTTGCATCGGGGACGCGAACAAGGTCCCCGACCACATCTCCCTGCAGCTCCTCCTCGCGATCCGTACCGGCTTCGACCAGTACGTCAATCTTCGCCCGATCAAGCTCTATCCGGGAGTACGTACTCCGATCACCACGGCCACCCCGGAGACCGTCGACATGCTGGTCATCCGTGAGAACACCGAAGGCGAGTACTCGCGGGTCGGCGGCATCTTCAAGCAGGGAACGCCCGAAAGCTTCGCGCTGCAGACGGGCGTGTTCACGTGGAAGGGCTGTGAGCGCGTCATCCGCTATGCGTTCGACGCCGCCGTCCAGCGAAGAGACACCGCCGGCTCCCCCGGACGCGTCACCAACTGCACGAAGTCGAACGCACTGAACTACTCGATGGTCTTCTGGGACGAGGTGTACGCGGCGGTGGCCCAGGACTACCCGACCGTCGAGACGGACATGGCGCTCGTGGACGCCCTCACGATGTGGTTCGTCAAGAACCCCGGCTGGTTCGACGTGGTCGTGGCCTCGAACCTCTTCGGAGACATCATCACCGACCTCGGCGCGATGCTCCAGGGCGGAATGGGGTTCGCCGGCGGCGGAAACGTCAATCCGGAGCGGACCTACCCGTCGATGTTCGAACCCATTCACGGTTCCGCACCCAAGTACACGGGCAAACGTATCGTCAATCCGATCGCCTCGATCGAAGCGATCAGGATGATGCTCGAACATCTGGGCGAGAAGGAGGCGGCGGACAACGTTCAGCAGGCGGTTGCATCGACCCTGGGAAAGGGCGAGGTCCGCACCAGGGACATGGGTGGGAACAACACAACCGATGAAGTCGGCCTGGCCGTCGAGAAGGCGATGAGGGCGACCGCATGACAGGACGCGGCGAGGAGGTTCCAACGATGGCAAAGGTCAAAGTGGGTGTTGCGGGCTATGGCGTGATCGGGCAACGCCTGGCCGATGGTGCCGCCCGGCAGGAAGACATGGAGGTTGTCGGTGTCGCCGATGTGGCCCCCACCCTCTCGGTGCAGGCGCTCGCAGAACGCGGCATGCCCTTCGATCTCTACGCCGCCAATGCGGACGGCCGGACCGCGCTGGAGGGGGCCGGCATCCCCGTCACGGGAGACTTCGACGACCTCCTCGGACAAGTGGACATCATGCTGGACGCCACCGGGGCAGGCATCGGCGCCAAGAACAAGGAGAAATACGTCCAACGCGGCATCAAGGCGATCTTCCAGGGGGGAGAAGCAGGCGAAGTGGCGGACGTGTTCTTCCACGGCTACGCCAACTACGAGAAGGGCCTCGGGCGTGACTACCTGAAGCTCACCTCCTGCAACACGACCGGCCTGATACGGGCGGTCGACTGTCTCGATCGTGCCGTCGGCATCGAGAAGGTCGCCGTCACGATCATCCGACGTGTCGCCGATCCGGGTGACACCCATCGCGGTCTGGTCGACTCTCTCCTCATGGAGCCGATTCCCAATCATCAAGCGGTCGACCTGATGAACATCATGCCCCACATCGACGCGACGGGCCTGCTGGTGCACGCTCCGGTCACTCACGGCCACATCATCAGCATCGTCGCCACGCCGAAACGCTCGATCGGCAAGGACGCGGTCATCGAGGCCTTCCGGGAGCATCCCCGCATTCGAGTCGTGAAGATCGCCGACGGGTTCACCACCAACACGTCGCTCTTCAACTATGCCCGCTTTCTCGGTCATCCTCGTGGAGACATGTATGAGATCGGACTGTTCGAAGAGACCGTCGGCATGTCTGGCGATGACGTGATGTTCGCCATCAACATCCCCCAGGAGTCGGTGGTCATCCCGGAAACGATCGATGGAATCCGGGCGGCGCTCGAGCTGCAGACCGACCGCCTCGAAGCCGTCGGACTGACCAACAAATACCTGGGCATCGGCTGAACCAGGGATCGGACACGTCATGAAGATCGCATCGCTCGACGACTTCGACGTCCGCGGCTCTCGGGTCCTGCTCCGCGTCGACATCAACTCTCCGATCGACCAGGAGACCGGCGCGATCGCCGACGACAACCGGCTGAACAAGAGCCTTCCCACAATCGAGGACCTGGCGAGCGCGGGAGCGAAGACCGTGATCATCGCCCACCAGGGCGACACGCTGGACTACCACAACCTCGTCTCCCTCGAGGAGCATGCGGTGAAGCTCTCGGAGAAGCTGAGCCGCACGGTGTCGTTCATCGACGATGTGGCCGGTCCGGCGGCGCGGCGCGCGATCCTCGATCTGGAAGACGGGGAGATCCTCCTTCTCGACAATCTTCGCTTCCTCACCGAGGAGGTCTCCACGTTCGAGAACGCGGTCAAGCTCACACCGAAGGAGATGACCAGGACCTACCTCGTGCGGAACCTTGCGCCGCTCTTCGACCTGTACGTCAACGATGCGTTCGCGGCTGCGCACCGGAGCGCCCCGTCGATGGTCGCGTTCCAGGAACTCCTGCCCACGGCGGGAGGGCGTCTCCTCCTCGAAGAAGTCGCCGCACTGTCGAACATTGCCGAGAATCCGGAGCGGCCGTGCGTCTTCGTCCTGGGCGGATTGAAGATCTCCGATGCCTTCGGGATGATGACGAAGATCCTCGCCGAGGGAACGGCCGACACGCTGCTCACGACCGGTATCACCGGGCACATCATGCTCATGGCGGCCGGTATCGACCTGGGGCCGGCCTCGGTGCGCTTCATCCGGGATCGGTCACTCGACGCCTTCGTTCCCCAGGCCGTCGATTACCTGGCGCGATACGGTGATCGGATACGGGTGCCGATCGACGTCGCCGTGGATGACCATGGCCGCAGGCGCGAGGTGCCCGTATCGGACCTTCCGACCGACCTGATGATCATCGACATAGGCTCCGAGACCATCGCCGAGTACGGCCGGGTCATCAACGAGGCCGCGACCGTGTTCGTCAACGGCCCGGCGGGTGTGTACGAGTCGCAGATCGGCGCCACCGGCACACGCTCCCTCTGGGAGGCGGTGGCCGCCACATCGGGACGCTCGGTGATCGGCGGCGGCGACACCGTCGCCGGCGCACGTCGGTTCATCGATCTGAACGACATCGACTTCGTGAGCACCGGTGGTGGTGCGCTGATCCGCTACCTGAGCGGCCGGCCTCTCCCCCTCCTGAGGGCGATGGAGAAGGCGGCCGAACGGGACCTGGCACGGTGAGCGCCGGCGGCGCGGACCGGGCCCCTGTGATGGGTTCGGCTCGCTCCCCGTGGCTGCGCGACGATGGCCACGGATACGCCGACAGTGCCCTGGCTACGCCCGGACGCTCTTCGGGCCGTCCGATGATGCATCCGCCGCGATGGTGATGAACACACCGGCGTGACCGACCCGGGTGCTCGATCACCCGCCGGAACGGCTCCGGTGCACGCCTGGCACAATGGGCGCTACATTGAGGCGCAAGCAGGCCAAACGAGGAGGATACGGACGTGGCTGGAACCTTTGTACCGAATGCATCGGTCGATTTCGAAACACTGGACTGGGGACAGCTCGGTTGGCTGTCCCGACCGGCATCCACCGGAGCGAAACAGCTCGTCGTCATCGATGTTCGGCTCGATCCAGGCGGCTGCCACAATTTCCACAAGCACCCCGATCAGGAAGAGGTCCTCTTTGTGGTCGAAGGGGCGGTCGAACAGTGGATCGGCGACGAGAAGCACATCATGGCGGCGGGCGACTCCTGCTTCGTCCCGAAGGACACGGTCCACGCCTCGTTCAACGACTCCGATGACGATGCGAAGTTGCTGGCCATCCTCGGTCCTTGCGTCGGTGAGGCCGGATACGAACTCGTCGACGTCTCCGGGGAAGAACCTTGGGCTTCGCTTCGCTGATCGCCGACGTCGGCCCGACCCGTACGAGATCCGCTGCGCGCGCCCGCCTGACGNNNNNNNNNNNNNNNNNNNNNNNNNNNNNNNNNNNNNNNNNNNNNNNNNNNNNNNNNNNNNNNNNNNNNNNNNNNAGCGACCGATTCGTCGACGACGTCGCCGCTCACGGGTCACACGAAAAGCTCCGGGCGGCGATCGCACGCGTGCACGCGCCCGGAGCCGACCATGTGGCCGCCATACGCCCGGCTCCGCAGGGATCTCCTGTCGATCGGACCGGTCTCGAAGCGATGGGGCCCACCTCTTGACCGGTATCTCTGGGCCCGACTATCGTAAATACTCGATAATCGATGATTTGCCCGGGTGTGTCCGATCGACCTGGCCGTGGAGGTGACGGTGGAACTCAAAGCCGTGACGAGAGAAGAAGCGCGGGTGTTCAATCTGCCCGGCAGGGATTGGCTGCACTACATCGGCCCGGAGATCGGCGATGCCCGGAATCTGACCGTCGGCTACTCGGTGTTCCCTCCAGATTCGGCCCCCGAGGGGCATGTCCACCCGACCGAGGAAGAAGTCATCTACATCGTCTCGGGCAAGGGTGAGCTGGTGACACCCGAGGGCACGGCCATCCTCGAACCCGGCACCTGCGTGTACATTCCGCCGGGTCTGCACCACCAGACCGTTTCCCGCGGCCCCGGACCCCTGGAGATGGTCACCGCCTTCTCTCCACCTATTGTTCCCGGCTCATACGAGAAAGAGAACGAATGAACGTGAGCGCACCGCCCGAACCGAGATCCGAATGAAGACAGCCGAGCCGACCATCGCCGAGATCGCCGACATCGCCCGCAGGGCTCGTATCCAGATTCTCAAAGCGGTCGCCCATGCAAAAGGTGGCCATGTGGGCGGCCCCTATTCGGCAATCGACATGCTGGCCACCCTCTACTTTCGCGTTCTGAATGTTCGGCCCGATGAACCGGACTGGCCCGACCGAGACCGGTTCGTGCTGTCCAAGGGCCACAGCTCCATCGCCTTGTACACCATCCTGGCGATGCGGGGCTTCTTCGACATGGAGGAGCTGGCGACGTTCGACTCGATCGACTCCAGGCTGCAAGGCCATCCGGACATGACGATCACCCCGGGTGTCGACATGTCGTCCGGCTCGCTCGGCCTCGGTTTCGCCGGGGCACTCGGCATCGCCCTCGGGGCCCGAACATTGGGCAAGGACTTCACCACCTATGTGATGCTCGGCGACGGTGAGTGCAACGAGGGGATCGTGTGGGAAGGGGCCCATGTGGCCAACCGCTATCACCTCGACAACATCGTGGCGATCATCGACCAGAACAACCTCCAGCAGTTCGGCTGGCGCGGCGACACGGAGACCGAACGCCTCACCCCGTACGTCGGAGACGAGCTCGCCGGCCGCTGGAAGGCGTTCGGATGGCACGTGCTGGAGGTGGACGGTCACGACATTCAAGCGTTCCTGGACACCGTGGAGAAGGCCCGGGCCGTCTCCGGAAGCCCCGTCGCGATCGTGGCCCACACCATCAAAGGCAAAGGGGTCTCCTACATGGAGGACAACTACACATGGCACAGCAGGGTGCCGACCGAGGAGGAGTTCGCCATCGCGATGCAGGAACTCGGCGACACGAAAGCCGGTGAACGATGACCAGTCTCGCACCGGGGAAAGCGCTCAGAGTGGCCTTCGGTGAGACGATCGCCGAACTCGCAAGGACCGATCCCCGACTTGTCGTCCTCGACGGCGATACCGGGAGCTCCACCCGGACGGACTTCTTCGAGAACGAGCATCCGGAACGGTTCTTCCAGATGGGGATCACCGAACAGAACATGCTCGGCATGGCAGCCGGCATGGCGACGCTCGGGTTGATCCCGATCGTCAGCACCTTTGCCTGCTTCATCGTCTCTCGGGCACACGACTCGATCCGGGTGCTGATCGCCCAGCCGAAGCTGAACGTCAAACTGATGGGCGGATACGCCGGTCTGCTTGCCGGGATGACCGGCAAGACACACCTCATCTTCGATGACATCTCCATCATGCGAGCAATGGCGAACATGACGGTGATCGCCCCCGCCGACGAGATCGAGACCCGCAAGGCGCTGCCCGCGATCATCGACCATCCCGGTCCGGTGTACCTGCGGCTGACCCGCCCCAACTCGCCGATCCTCTTCGATGACGACTACGAGTTCGAGATCGGCAAGGCGGTCACCCTTCGAGAAGGGTCCGACATCACCGTCTTCTCGACGGGTTTGCAGAGCGTCCGCGCGTACGAGGCCGCGCAAACACTGGCAACCGAGGGCATCGACGTGCACCTCGTCCACGTGCCGACGATCAAGCCACTCGACGTCGACGCAATCGTGAGCGCCGCAGCGAAGACGGACCTGGTGATGACGTCGGAGGAGCACACCATCGTGGGCGGTCTTGGCGGGGCGATCGCCGAGACTCTGGCGGAGCACCATCCCGTAACGGTCAAGCGACACGGTCTGCAGGACGTGTTCGGAGAGTCCGGGCCCGACGCGGCTCTCCTCGAGAAGTACGGCATCTCGCCGTCGAAGACGGCCGAGGCGGTCCGTGAGACGGTCCGCTCTCACAAGGCGTGACCGGAGGGACGGTCGGTAGAGGCATGGAACTGGAGAAGGTGGAGGGAACGTAAGTGAGCCAACTGGATATCTTCAGGCTCGACGGCAAGGTTGCCATCATTCCCGGTGGCAGCGGTGGCATCGGGTCCACGATTGCAGAGGGACTCGCAGCGGCCGGCGCCAGAGTTGCGATCGTGGGCCGATCGGCGGAGCGTGCCCAGGTCGTGGCCGAGAGAGTGCTCGATACCGGCGGCCAGGCCCTGGCGATCGCGGCCGATGTCACACAGAAGGAAGAGGCGGACCGTGCCGTGGCCGAGGCCACCGGCCGGTGGGGCCGCCTCGACATCATCGTCAACGCGGTCGGAGGCGGGGCCGGCAACGTCCTGTTCGATGCGCAGGACTACCCGATTCCCGAATGGGACTGGATCTTCGAGTTGAACGTTCGCAGCACCGTGCTCCCCACACAGGCGGCGGTCAAGGCAATGATCGAAGCCGGGCACGGGGGCAAAGTCCTGAACATCTCATCGGTCCGGGGCCAACTCGGCATCAATGCCGGCTACTCGGCGTACGTGGCCGCAAAAGGGGCAATCGATTCACTGACGCGCCAGTGGGCCACGGAGTGGGCGCGGCACGGAATCTGCGTAAACGCGATCGCCCCGACATTCATCGACACACCCCAGGTTGCGATGTTGTTGGAAGATCCCGACTTCAAGGCCGGCGTCGTCAACCGCATCCCGCTCAACCGGGTCGGTGAGACCGCGGACCTGGTCGGCGCGAGCCTGTTGTTCTGCTCGGAAGCCTCGTCGTTCATCACCGGACAGATCCTCACCATCGATGGCGGACTGACCGCCACGCAGTAACCACCAATCAAAGGAAGACCCAGAGAAATGCAGAACGTCACACCCAACGTATTCACGGAGACGAAGCTCCGCGGATGCAACCCGAGCTATGTGACGACATCGGACGGCGTGGTCGTCATCGATACGCCCCAGCTCCCCACCAAGGCGGTAGCCATGCGCGAAGAGGCCGAATCTCACGGCCCGATCCGCTACCTGATCAACACCGAGCATCACGTCGACCACATCTTCGGCAACTACTACTTCAAGGGCGCCGGCACCGTCGTGCACCACCAAGGCGTCTACGACAATTTCATGGTCGTCAGCCCCGAACTGGACCCCTTCGCGTACGCTGCGGAAGCGATCCCGACCGACGACCCGGACGGCGAGGCCATCTTCCCCGATCGGGACGAGTACTACTCGAACCCCAACAAGGGCCAGATCGTCTTCTCCGAGAATCTGACACTGCGAGTGGGAGGCCACACCTTCGAGCTGCTTCACACTCCGGGCCACACCCCCGGCCAGGTGGCGGTGCACGTCCCGGAAGAACGAGTCGTGTTCACCGGCGATACCGTCTTCTCCCAATGTCAGACGTGGCTGATGACCTCGAACGTGGACCAGTGGCTCGACGCCCTCGACACGGTCCGGGCACTCGATGTCGATCACATCGTTCCGGGTCATGGGCCCGTCACGACCAAGTCGTATCTCGACGTGCAGCGGTCCGTGCTGCTCGAGTGGAAGACGGCCGTGGCGATCGGCATCGCCAAAGGCTGGTCGAAGGAGGAGACGATCGAGCGGGTCAACTTCTCGGATCGGTGCCCGGTCGACATCGGCCAGGAGTACATGATGGACTTCATCCAGAACCTCAACGCAGGATCCCTCTACGACAAACTCACCACGGTCTGAAGTCGGAGCGACACGGCCGTTCGAGGAGCGTGCAATGAACGCACCGTCCCACTCTGCCGTCTCGTCTGTCCACGTGGCCTGGCGAGCGGTCGTCCCGGCCTTTGCGGCAGTGACGGTGAGCGTCCTTCCAGGTTTCCTGACCGCCGGTCTGGCCGTCCAGATCGGCAACGGCATCGGGCTCGGCCTTACCGGGTTGGGCGTGGTGATCGGGGTCTTCTTCGCCGCCTCAACGCTGGGATCCCCACTGATGGGGGCGCTGGTCCAACGGGTGGGCTGGGCTCGCGGCCTGCGTCTGTCGAGCTTCATGGCGGCCGTGTCGCTGGCCGGAATAGCCTTCGCCGCGCCAACACCCGTCGCGTTCGGCGCATGGCTCGTCCTCGGTGGATTGGCGATTTCGCTGGCGCAACCTGCTGCAAACCTCACCGTTGCCCGCTGCGTCGGCAGCCGGCGCCGGGGCTTCCTGTTCGGCGCGAAGCATGCGTCCGCTCCCGCAGCGATCTTCCTCGGCGGCTTGGCAGTGCCGGCAGTGGCACTGACGGTCGGATGGGAATGGGCGTTCTGGGGAGGGTCGGCTCTCGCCCTGTTGACCGCGCTTGCGGTCCCCCTCAGACCCGCCGACCACGAAGTCGACTCCCCGAACCGCCCTGTCGAGCAGGTCGGGCGCCCGAGCACGCCTCTGGGATTGCTGATTGCTCTCGCCGGTGCCGCGATGCTGGGCATCGGAGGAATCAACGCTCTCGCCTCGTTCACCGTCACCTACGCCGTGCATGCAGGCTTCGGTGAGAGCACCGCCGGACTCTTGCTGGCCGGCGGCAGCCTGGCCGGCATCACTACACGTCTGGTCGCCGGATGGCTGATCGACCGGACCGACCGCGCCGACCTCACCGCCGTTGCATCGATGTTGACCGTGGGTGCCCTGGGCGTGGCCGGCATCGCCCTCGGGACGCACGCCGGGCTGATCCTCGGCGGCGTGCTGGCGTTCGGTGCCGGATGGGGATGGTCGGGGCTTTTCACGTTCGCGGTCGTCAAAGACAACCCCGAGGCACCCGCCACGGCCACCGGCATCACGCAGACGGGCGTCTTCCTGGGAGCGGCGATCGGCCCTCCCGTCTTCGGCCTCGTGGCCGACACGGTCTCGTTCACGGCCGCCTGGTGGATGACCGGAGCGGCACTGGTCGGAGCAGCCGCCATCATCCTCTTCGTGCGCAGCCACCGCCACACACACCTATGGTCGGCGTCGACATGGCGGGCCGCAACATGAACGCGGAGCAGACATCTCCGATGCTTCGAGAACAACGGCTCACCGGGACCCATGGAGAGCCGCAGAGAACTCCCACCCTTTCGTTCCACGGACGGCCGGCCACGCAACGCCTGTCGATCCATCCGGTGACCCACCGGATCCACAGCCCAACGGGTTCCCATCATGAGTGACTATCACCTGCACCTGCATCCCCATTTCCCAACGCCCGGTTCACCACCAATGGGCGTCTATCCCCCCGGTTACATCGACCAATACGTGGAGACGGCGCTGTCCCGAGGAGTCACCGAGCTCGGCTTCACCGAGCATCTCTACCGGTGCGTCGAATCCGCTCCGATCCTGGGCACCTGGTGGGAGCACGACCCCGACCCCCGCCTGTCGGCCGAGATGGAACGCTACGTCACACTGGAGCGCAACCTGTCACTCGAGGCGTATGTCGACGTCGTACTCGACGCCAAGCAACGCGGGCTCCCCGTCAAGCTCGGCCTCGAGGTCGACTTCGAGCCCGGAACCGTCGACTCCGTGTTGGATCTGCTCGCGGGCTATCCCTTCGACTTTCTCATCGGTTCCGTTCATTGGATAGGTGCCTGGTCCATCGACCGCCCGAGCGCCGCCCCCGAGTTCGCCAGGCGCGGCGTACGGCGCGCCTATGAGCAGTACTTCGAACTGGAAACCGAGCTCGCCGCCTCGGAAATGGTCGACGTTCTGGCCCATGCCGACCTCGTCAAGAAGCTCGGCATCCACCCGAAGGGGTCCTTGGACGACCTGTACACGCCACTGGTGGCCGCCGCGGCCGCAAGCGGTGTCGCCGTCGAAGTATCAAGCGCCGGCCTGCGAAAACCGGTTGGCGAGATCTACCCCGCCCCGCGTCTCCTTCGGAGCTTTCGCGCGGCCGGCGTTCCCATCACGCTCGCCAGCGACGCCCACATCCCCGACGAGGCAGGCTGGGGGCACATCCCGGTCGTACGCGCCGCGAGAGCCGCCGGATACACCCATCATCTGCGTTTCTCCGACCGCAAGAGATACGAGATGCCCTTGCCACATCCAACGGGAGACGACGCATGAGAGTGTCGTTCAAGACCCGACCGCAAAACACGGAATGGCGACCGATGATCGACTTCTGGCTCGAGGCCGATCGCATCGATCTGTACTCCGCCGGTTGGACCTTCGACCACTTCTACCCGATCTTCTCCGATCCCACCGGACCCTGCTTCGAAGGATGGACGATGCTGTCCTATCTGGCAGGGGTGACGGACCGGCTGCGCCTCGGTGTGCTCGTCAGCGGGAACACGCACCGGCATCCCGCGCTGCTCGCGAACATG
The genomic region above belongs to Actinomycetota bacterium and contains:
- a CDS encoding transketolase family protein is translated as MTSLAPGKALRVAFGETIAELARTDPRLVVLDGDTGSSTRTDFFENEHPERFFQMGITEQNMLGMAAGMATLGLIPIVSTFACFIVSRAHDSIRVLIAQPKLNVKLMGGYAGLLAGMTGKTHLIFDDISIMRAMANMTVIAPADEIETRKALPAIIDHPGPVYLRLTRPNSPILFDDDYEFEIGKAVTLREGSDITVFSTGLQSVRAYEAAQTLATEGIDVHLVHVPTIKPLDVDAIVSAAAKTDLVMTSEEHTIVGGLGGAIAETLAEHHPVTVKRHGLQDVFGESGPDAALLEKYGISPSKTAEAVRETVRSHKA
- a CDS encoding cupin domain-containing protein; protein product: MELKAVTREEARVFNLPGRDWLHYIGPEIGDARNLTVGYSVFPPDSAPEGHVHPTEEEVIYIVSGKGELVTPEGTAILEPGTCVYIPPGLHHQTVSRGPGPLEMVTAFSPPIVPGSYEKENE
- a CDS encoding MBL fold metallo-hydrolase, which gives rise to MQNVTPNVFTETKLRGCNPSYVTTSDGVVVIDTPQLPTKAVAMREEAESHGPIRYLINTEHHVDHIFGNYYFKGAGTVVHHQGVYDNFMVVSPELDPFAYAAEAIPTDDPDGEAIFPDRDEYYSNPNKGQIVFSENLTLRVGGHTFELLHTPGHTPGQVAVHVPEERVVFTGDTVFSQCQTWLMTSNVDQWLDALDTVRALDVDHIVPGHGPVTTKSYLDVQRSVLLEWKTAVAIGIAKGWSKEETIERVNFSDRCPVDIGQEYMMDFIQNLNAGSLYDKLTTV
- a CDS encoding transketolase, giving the protein MKTAEPTIAEIADIARRARIQILKAVAHAKGGHVGGPYSAIDMLATLYFRVLNVRPDEPDWPDRDRFVLSKGHSSIALYTILAMRGFFDMEELATFDSIDSRLQGHPDMTITPGVDMSSGSLGLGFAGALGIALGARTLGKDFTTYVMLGDGECNEGIVWEGAHVANRYHLDNIVAIIDQNNLQQFGWRGDTETERLTPYVGDELAGRWKAFGWHVLEVDGHDIQAFLDTVEKARAVSGSPVAIVAHTIKGKGVSYMEDNYTWHSRVPTEEEFAIAMQELGDTKAGER
- a CDS encoding MFS transporter, encoding MNAPSHSAVSSVHVAWRAVVPAFAAVTVSVLPGFLTAGLAVQIGNGIGLGLTGLGVVIGVFFAASTLGSPLMGALVQRVGWARGLRLSSFMAAVSLAGIAFAAPTPVAFGAWLVLGGLAISLAQPAANLTVARCVGSRRRGFLFGAKHASAPAAIFLGGLAVPAVALTVGWEWAFWGGSALALLTALAVPLRPADHEVDSPNRPVEQVGRPSTPLGLLIALAGAAMLGIGGINALASFTVTYAVHAGFGESTAGLLLAGGSLAGITTRLVAGWLIDRTDRADLTAVASMLTVGALGVAGIALGTHAGLILGGVLAFGAGWGWSGLFTFAVVKDNPEAPATATGITQTGVFLGAAIGPPVFGLVADTVSFTAAWWMTGAALVGAAAIILFVRSHRHTHLWSASTWRAAT
- a CDS encoding SDR family oxidoreductase, which produces MSQLDIFRLDGKVAIIPGGSGGIGSTIAEGLAAAGARVAIVGRSAERAQVVAERVLDTGGQALAIAADVTQKEEADRAVAEATGRWGRLDIIVNAVGGGAGNVLFDAQDYPIPEWDWIFELNVRSTVLPTQAAVKAMIEAGHGGKVLNISSVRGQLGINAGYSAYVAAKGAIDSLTRQWATEWARHGICVNAIAPTFIDTPQVAMLLEDPDFKAGVVNRIPLNRVGETADLVGASLLFCSEASSFITGQILTIDGGLTATQ